One genomic window of Pseudomonas aeruginosa includes the following:
- a CDS encoding alpha/beta fold hydrolase, with translation MRAFIFLAALLCSLSSFAAARCDARVPTETVELGDVRLAYQSIGRDSDPALLLVMGLGGQLIHWPDEVVSALCEQGFRVIRYDNRDVGLSAWNVPVPSSRLTYEVVRYRLGLPVSAPYTLTDMAGDALHLLDALDIPQAHVLGASMGGMIAQHIADMAPQRLLSLTLVMTSSGAEGLPAPSESLLRLLARREAASREQAVEQQADLLAALGSPEVRDDRQQLLLQAARSYDRAFNPEGVQRQLLAILAEPSRVPLLNRLQVPTLVIHGTADPLLPVMHGVHVAAHIRGSELKLIPGLAHRFQEAFKEPLLAAVVPYLKAHRQASVVQL, from the coding sequence ATGCGTGCTTTCATCTTCCTGGCCGCCTTGTTGTGCAGCCTCTCCTCCTTTGCGGCGGCGCGTTGCGACGCACGCGTACCTACCGAGACGGTCGAACTGGGCGACGTGCGCCTGGCCTACCAAAGCATCGGCCGCGACAGCGATCCGGCCCTGCTGCTGGTGATGGGCCTGGGCGGGCAACTGATCCACTGGCCGGACGAGGTGGTCAGCGCCCTGTGCGAGCAAGGCTTCCGGGTGATCCGCTACGACAACCGCGACGTCGGCCTGTCGGCCTGGAACGTGCCGGTGCCCAGTTCGCGGCTGACCTACGAAGTGGTGCGTTATCGCCTCGGCCTGCCGGTCAGCGCGCCCTATACCCTCACCGACATGGCCGGCGATGCCCTGCATCTGCTCGACGCGCTGGATATCCCCCAGGCCCATGTGCTCGGCGCCAGCATGGGCGGGATGATCGCCCAGCACATCGCCGACATGGCGCCGCAGCGCCTGCTCAGCCTGACCCTGGTGATGACCAGCTCCGGCGCCGAAGGCCTGCCGGCGCCCAGCGAGTCGCTGCTGCGCCTGCTGGCGCGGCGCGAGGCGGCCAGCCGCGAGCAGGCGGTCGAGCAGCAGGCCGACCTGCTGGCGGCGCTGGGCAGCCCGGAAGTGCGCGATGATCGCCAGCAACTTCTGTTGCAGGCCGCACGTTCCTACGACCGCGCGTTCAACCCGGAAGGCGTGCAGCGGCAATTGCTGGCGATCCTCGCCGAACCCAGCCGGGTGCCGCTGCTGAACCGTCTGCAGGTGCCGACCCTGGTGATCCATGGCACCGCCGATCCGCTGCTGCCGGTGATGCACGGCGTACACGTGGCGGCGCATATCCGTGGCTCGGAGCTGAAGCTGATCCCCGGTCTCGCCCATCGCTTCCAGGAAGCCTTCAAGGAGCCGTTGCTGGCGGCGGTGGTGCCTTACCTGAAGGCCCATCGGCAGGCCAGCGTCGTCCAGCTCTGA
- the metR gene encoding transcriptional regulator MetR — protein MLELRHLKTLHALREADSLVEAAERLHLTQSALSHQFKELEERLGMQLFVRKTKPVRFTSAGLRLLQLADSLLPQLRTAERDLARLAGGTAGRLHMAIECHSCFQWLMPTIDQFRDAWPEVELDLASGFSFAPLPALARGDLDLVVTADPIELPGITYVPLFTYEALLAVANQHALAGRPYVVPEDLERETLITYPVERDRLDVFTRFLDPADVEPAQVRIAELTVMMMQLVASGRGVCCLPNWALHEYSSRGYVTARRLGEKGLYCTLFAAIRTDMFDAPFMRDFLLTAKDTSFATLEGVSAAKG, from the coding sequence ATGCTCGAACTTCGCCACCTCAAGACCCTGCACGCGCTGCGCGAAGCCGACAGCCTGGTGGAAGCCGCCGAGCGCCTGCACCTTACCCAGTCGGCGCTGTCGCACCAGTTCAAGGAACTGGAAGAGCGCCTGGGCATGCAGCTGTTCGTGCGCAAGACCAAGCCGGTACGCTTCACCAGCGCCGGGCTGCGCCTGCTGCAACTGGCCGACTCGCTGCTGCCCCAGCTGCGCACCGCCGAGCGCGACCTGGCGCGGCTCGCCGGCGGTACCGCCGGACGCCTGCACATGGCCATCGAATGCCACAGTTGCTTCCAGTGGCTGATGCCGACCATCGACCAGTTCCGCGACGCCTGGCCGGAAGTCGAACTGGACCTGGCCTCGGGCTTCTCCTTCGCGCCGCTGCCGGCCCTGGCCCGCGGCGACCTCGACCTGGTGGTGACCGCCGACCCGATCGAGTTGCCCGGCATCACCTACGTGCCACTGTTCACCTACGAAGCGCTGCTGGCGGTGGCCAACCAGCATGCCCTGGCTGGTCGACCGTATGTCGTCCCGGAGGACCTGGAGCGGGAAACCCTGATCACCTATCCGGTGGAACGCGATCGTCTCGACGTCTTCACCCGCTTCCTCGACCCCGCCGACGTGGAGCCGGCGCAGGTGCGCATAGCCGAGCTGACCGTGATGATGATGCAGCTGGTGGCCTCCGGTCGCGGCGTCTGCTGCCTGCCGAACTGGGCCCTGCACGAGTACAGCTCGCGCGGCTACGTGACGGCCCGGCGCCTCGGTGAAAAGGGCCTGTACTGCACGCTCTTCGCCGCCATCCGCACGGACATGTTCGATGCGCCATTCATGCGCGACTTCCTGCTCACCGCCAAGGACACCTCCTTCGCCACCCTCGAAGGGGTCAGCGCCGCCAAGGGCTGA
- a CDS encoding OprD family porin — protein MNNNKKCAFFLLPILAGDSVPALAEGFLEDSRASLALRNFYMNRDFRDGAGRAKSEEWAQGFLFDYRSGYTEGTLGVGLDLLGKLGVRLDSGAGRSGTGLLPLRDDGSAAGDYARLDATAKLRLSRSELKVGGLVPKLPTIQPNYGRLFPQVFQGALLTSGELSGLSLNLGRLTEVSQRNEAGTSDLALFNRNRRFAGAAQADRFDLAGLDYRIAPDWTGSYHYGELEQVYAQHFLGLKGRIGIAADSLESDLRLALSRDTGGARGGRIDNRSFSGSLTYRLRNGQAFGLGYQRMSGDHGFPYLEGTDPYLVNFGQYNDFAEAGESSWQLRYDCDFAPLGVPGLSLMTRYFSGHGAKPKGADGSREWERDSDLRYVLQGGALKGLGLVWRNATYRSAFSRDIDENRLYLTYELPLF, from the coding sequence ATGAACAACAACAAGAAATGCGCGTTTTTCCTGCTGCCGATCCTTGCCGGCGATAGCGTTCCCGCCTTGGCCGAGGGCTTCCTCGAAGACTCGCGGGCCAGCCTGGCCTTGCGCAACTTCTACATGAACCGCGACTTCCGCGATGGCGCGGGACGTGCGAAAAGCGAGGAGTGGGCCCAGGGCTTTCTCTTCGACTACCGCTCGGGCTATACCGAGGGCACCCTCGGCGTGGGTCTCGACCTGCTGGGCAAGCTCGGCGTCCGGCTCGATTCCGGCGCGGGGCGTAGCGGCACCGGCCTGCTTCCGCTTCGCGACGATGGCAGCGCGGCGGGCGACTACGCGCGGCTGGACGCGACCGCCAAGCTGCGCCTGTCGCGCAGCGAACTGAAGGTCGGCGGCCTGGTACCGAAGCTACCGACCATCCAGCCCAACTACGGGCGGCTATTCCCCCAGGTGTTCCAGGGCGCGCTGCTGACTTCCGGTGAACTGAGCGGACTGAGCCTGAACCTGGGACGGCTGACCGAGGTCAGCCAGCGCAACGAGGCGGGCACCAGCGACCTGGCGCTGTTCAACCGCAACCGGCGTTTCGCCGGCGCGGCGCAGGCGGACCGTTTCGACCTGGCCGGCCTGGACTACCGTATCGCCCCGGACTGGACCGGCAGCTACCACTATGGCGAACTGGAGCAGGTCTACGCCCAGCATTTCCTCGGTCTCAAGGGGCGCATCGGCATCGCTGCGGACAGCCTGGAGAGCGACTTGCGCCTGGCGCTCAGCCGGGATACCGGCGGCGCTCGCGGCGGGCGCATCGACAACCGTTCCTTCAGCGGGTCGCTCACCTACCGCCTGCGCAACGGCCAGGCCTTCGGCCTGGGCTACCAGCGGATGAGCGGCGACCACGGTTTCCCCTACCTGGAGGGGACCGATCCGTACCTGGTCAATTTCGGCCAGTACAACGACTTCGCCGAGGCTGGCGAATCCTCCTGGCAACTGCGCTACGACTGCGACTTCGCGCCGCTCGGGGTGCCCGGCCTGAGCCTGATGACGCGCTATTTCAGCGGCCATGGCGCGAAACCGAAGGGCGCCGACGGCAGTCGCGAGTGGGAACGCGACAGCGACCTGCGCTACGTGTTGCAGGGCGGTGCGCTGAAGGGACTGGGGCTGGTCTGGCGCAACGCTACCTACCGTTCGGCCTTCAGCCGCGACATCGACGAGAACCGCCTGTACCTGACCTATGAGCTGCCGCTGTTCTGA
- a CDS encoding DeoR/GlpR family transcriptional regulator, with protein MNLPPRQQSIIEEVRERGYLSIEEMAQMFAVTPQTIRRDINQLAEQGLLRRYHGGAAYDSSIENTAYTMRADQMRDEKQRIAEAVASLVPDNASLFINIGTTTEAIARALLNHRNLKIITNNLHVAATLSAKEDFEVLVAGGTVRSDGGIVGQAAVDFIQQFRVDFALVGISGIDEDGSLLDFDYQEVRVSQAIIDNARQVFLAADSSKFGRNAVVRLGPISLVNRVISDSPPPAAIARLMAQHKVHLDLV; from the coding sequence ATGAACCTGCCCCCCCGACAGCAAAGCATCATCGAGGAGGTCCGCGAGCGCGGTTACCTGAGCATCGAGGAGATGGCGCAGATGTTCGCGGTCACCCCGCAGACCATCCGCCGCGACATCAACCAGCTCGCCGAACAGGGACTGCTGCGCCGCTACCACGGCGGTGCGGCCTACGATTCGAGCATCGAGAACACCGCCTACACCATGCGCGCCGACCAGATGCGTGACGAGAAGCAGCGCATCGCCGAAGCCGTGGCCAGCCTGGTGCCGGACAACGCCTCGCTGTTCATCAACATCGGCACCACCACCGAGGCCATCGCCCGCGCCCTGCTCAACCACCGCAATCTGAAGATCATCACCAACAACCTGCACGTGGCCGCCACCCTCAGCGCCAAGGAAGACTTCGAAGTGCTGGTCGCCGGCGGCACCGTACGCAGCGACGGCGGCATCGTCGGCCAGGCCGCGGTGGATTTCATCCAGCAGTTCCGCGTCGACTTCGCCCTGGTCGGCATCAGCGGCATCGACGAGGATGGCAGCCTGCTCGACTTCGACTACCAGGAAGTGCGCGTATCCCAGGCGATCATCGACAACGCGCGGCAAGTGTTCCTGGCCGCCGACTCGAGCAAGTTCGGGCGCAACGCGGTGGTCCGCCTGGGACCGATCTCGCTGGTCAACCGGGTCATCAGCGACAGCCCGCCGCCCGCCGCCATCGCCCGCCTGATGGCACAGCACAAGGTTCACCTGGACCTGGTCTGA
- the glpF gene encoding glycerol uptake facilitator protein GlpF, translating into MTTAAPTPSLFGQCLAEFLGTALLIFFGTGCVAALKVAGASFGLWEISIIWGIGVSMAIYLSAGVSGAHLNPAVSIALWLFAGFEGRKLPFYITAQVAGAFCAAALVYTLYSSLFIEFEQAQNIVRGSQDSLALASVFSTYPHPALSVGQAFLVEVVITAILMAVIMALTDDGNGLPRGPLAPLLIGLLIAVIGSAMGPLTGFAMNPARDFGPKLMTYLAGWGPIAFTGGREIPYFLVPIFAPILGACLGAGGYRVLIARHLPSAAAPAEAEPEKVRAS; encoded by the coding sequence ATGACCACCGCCGCCCCGACCCCGTCCCTGTTCGGCCAATGCCTGGCCGAGTTCCTCGGCACCGCCCTCCTCATCTTCTTCGGCACCGGTTGCGTCGCGGCCCTGAAGGTCGCCGGCGCCAGCTTCGGCCTGTGGGAGATCAGCATCATCTGGGGGATCGGCGTGAGCATGGCGATCTACCTCAGCGCCGGCGTCTCCGGCGCCCACCTGAACCCGGCGGTGAGCATCGCGCTGTGGCTGTTCGCCGGCTTCGAGGGGCGCAAGCTGCCGTTCTACATCACCGCCCAGGTGGCCGGTGCGTTCTGCGCCGCAGCGCTGGTCTACACCCTCTACAGCAGCCTGTTCATCGAGTTCGAACAGGCGCAGAACATCGTCCGCGGCAGCCAGGACAGCCTGGCCCTGGCCTCGGTGTTCTCCACCTATCCGCACCCGGCGCTGTCGGTCGGCCAGGCGTTCCTCGTCGAAGTGGTGATCACGGCCATCCTCATGGCGGTGATCATGGCCCTTACCGACGACGGCAACGGCCTGCCGCGCGGTCCGTTGGCGCCGCTGCTGATCGGCCTGCTGATCGCCGTGATCGGTAGCGCCATGGGCCCGCTGACCGGTTTCGCGATGAACCCGGCGCGCGACTTCGGCCCCAAGCTGATGACCTACCTGGCCGGCTGGGGGCCCATCGCCTTCACCGGCGGCCGCGAGATTCCCTATTTCCTGGTGCCGATCTTCGCCCCGATCCTCGGTGCCTGCCTCGGCGCCGGCGGCTATCGTGTACTGATCGCGCGCCATCTGCCGAGCGCCGCAGCGCCCGCCGAAGCCGAGCCGGAGAAGGTTCGCGCTTCCTGA
- a CDS encoding GlpM family protein, translating to MFKALIGAAVVVLLAVLSKTRNYYIAGLVPLFPTFALIAHYIVGKGRSLDDLKTTIVFGMWSIIPYFVYLAALYLLVERFRLETSLALAALAWLVAASVLVGLWVRLHA from the coding sequence ATGTTCAAGGCGCTGATCGGCGCCGCCGTGGTCGTGCTCCTCGCCGTCCTGTCGAAGACCCGCAACTACTACATCGCCGGCCTGGTGCCGCTGTTTCCCACCTTCGCCCTGATTGCCCACTACATCGTCGGCAAGGGCCGTTCGCTGGACGACCTGAAGACCACCATCGTCTTCGGCATGTGGTCGATCATCCCCTACTTCGTCTATCTCGCCGCGCTCTACCTGCTGGTCGAGCGCTTCCGCCTGGAGACCTCGCTGGCCCTGGCGGCGCTGGCCTGGCTGGTGGCGGCAAGCGTGCTGGTGGGCCTCTGGGTACGCCTGCACGCCTGA
- a CDS encoding 3-oxoadipyl-CoA thiolase, which produces MLDAYIYAGLRTPFGRHAGALSTVRPDDLAGLLLARLAETSGFAVDDLEDVILGCTNQAGEDSRNLARNALLAAGLPARLPGQTVNRLCASGLSAVIDAARAISCGEGRLYLAGGAESMSRAPFVMGKAESAFSRTLEVFDSTIGARFANPRLVERYGNDSMPETGDNVARAFGIAREDADRFAASSQARYQAALEEGFFLGEILPVEVRAGRKGETRLVERDEHPRPQADLAALARLPALFAGGVVTAGNASGINDGAAVVLLGDRAIGEREGIRPLARILASASVGVEPRLMGIGPQQAILRALQRAGIDLDEVGLIEINEAFAPQVLACLKLLGLDYEDPRVNPHGGAIALGHPLGASGARLVLTAARGLQRIERRYAVVSLCVGLGQGVAMVIERCR; this is translated from the coding sequence ATGCTCGATGCCTATATCTACGCCGGCCTGCGTACGCCTTTCGGCCGGCATGCCGGTGCACTCTCGACGGTGCGTCCGGACGACCTGGCCGGCCTGCTGCTGGCGCGTCTCGCGGAAACCTCCGGGTTCGCCGTCGACGACCTGGAGGATGTGATCCTCGGTTGCACCAACCAGGCCGGCGAAGACAGCCGCAACCTGGCGCGCAACGCGCTGCTCGCAGCCGGCCTGCCGGCGCGGCTGCCCGGACAGACGGTCAACCGCTTGTGTGCCAGCGGACTGTCGGCGGTGATCGACGCGGCGCGCGCGATCAGTTGCGGCGAGGGTCGGCTGTACCTGGCCGGCGGCGCCGAAAGCATGTCCCGGGCGCCGTTCGTCATGGGCAAGGCGGAGAGCGCCTTCAGCCGCACGCTGGAGGTCTTCGACAGCACCATCGGCGCGCGCTTCGCCAACCCCAGGCTGGTCGAGCGCTATGGCAACGACAGCATGCCGGAGACCGGCGACAACGTGGCCCGCGCCTTCGGCATCGCCCGCGAAGACGCCGACCGTTTCGCCGCTTCTTCCCAGGCGCGCTACCAGGCTGCGCTGGAGGAGGGCTTTTTCCTCGGCGAGATCCTTCCGGTGGAGGTGCGTGCCGGACGCAAGGGCGAGACGCGGCTGGTGGAGCGCGACGAGCATCCGCGGCCGCAGGCCGACCTGGCGGCCCTGGCGCGCTTGCCGGCGTTGTTCGCCGGCGGGGTAGTGACCGCCGGCAATGCCTCGGGGATCAACGACGGGGCGGCGGTAGTGCTGCTGGGCGACCGCGCGATCGGCGAGCGCGAGGGCATCCGGCCGTTGGCGCGGATCCTCGCCAGCGCCAGCGTCGGCGTCGAGCCCCGGTTGATGGGCATCGGCCCGCAGCAGGCGATCCTCCGCGCGCTGCAACGCGCCGGCATCGACCTGGACGAGGTCGGCCTGATCGAGATCAACGAAGCCTTCGCGCCGCAGGTCCTGGCCTGCCTGAAGTTGCTCGGCCTGGACTACGAGGACCCGCGGGTCAATCCCCATGGCGGCGCCATTGCCCTCGGCCATCCGCTCGGCGCCTCCGGTGCGCGCCTGGTGCTCACCGCCGCCCGCGGGCTGCAACGCATCGAGCGGCGCTACGCGGTGGTCAGCCTGTGCGTCGGGCTCGGCCAGGGCGTGGCGATGGTGATCGAGCGCTGCCGATGA
- the ybaK gene encoding Cys-tRNA(Pro) deacylase produces the protein MTPAIDLLKKARAAHKVLSYSHDPKAPSYGLEAAEKLGLDPQRVFKTLLAATEKGELLVAVVPVIGSLDLKALAHAAGAKKADMADPQAAQRATGYLVGGISPLGQKKRLRTFIDESARQYPSIHVSAGRRGLEVELAAEVLAQLTQGSFAAIGRE, from the coding sequence ATGACCCCTGCCATCGACCTGCTGAAAAAGGCCCGCGCCGCGCACAAGGTGCTCAGCTACAGCCACGACCCCAAGGCACCTTCCTATGGCCTGGAGGCCGCGGAAAAGCTCGGCCTGGACCCGCAGCGGGTGTTCAAGACGCTGCTCGCCGCCACGGAGAAGGGCGAGTTGCTGGTGGCGGTGGTGCCGGTGATCGGCAGTCTCGACCTGAAGGCCCTGGCCCATGCGGCGGGGGCGAAGAAGGCCGACATGGCCGATCCGCAGGCGGCGCAGCGGGCTACCGGCTACCTGGTGGGCGGGATCAGCCCGCTGGGGCAGAAGAAGCGCCTGCGTACCTTCATCGATGAAAGCGCGCGGCAGTACCCGAGCATCCATGTCAGCGCAGGACGGCGCGGGCTGGAAGTGGAGCTGGCGGCCGAGGTGCTGGCCCAGCTGACCCAGGGTTCGTTCGCCGCCATCGGCCGTGAATGA
- the glpK gene encoding glycerol kinase GlpK: MTDKHNKKYVVALDQGTTSSRAIVFDRDANVVSQAQREFAQFYPQAGWVEHDPMEIWATQSSTLVEALAQASIEHDQVAAIGITNQRETTVVWDRHSGRPIHNAIVWQCRRSAAICAQLKRDGLEDYIRETTGLVTDPYFSGTKLKWILDNVEGARERARNGDLLFGTIDTWLIWKLTEGKVHVTDYTNASRTMLFNIHSLDWDARMLEVLDIPRSMLPEVRNSSEVYGNARIGGVGGGELPIAGIAGDQQAALFGQMCVEPGQAKNTYGTGCFLLMHTGDKAVKSTHGLLTTIACGPRGEVGYALEGAVFNGGSTVQWLRDELKVINDSFDSEYFATKVKDSNGVYLVPAFTGLGAPYWDPYARGAVFGLTRGVKADHLIRATLESIAYQTRDVLDAMQRDAGERLRALRVDGGAVANNFLMQFQADILGTRVERPVMRETTALGAAYLAGLACGFWSSLDELKSKAVIERVFEPECDEPRREKLYAGWKKAVERTRGWDDGEL, encoded by the coding sequence ATGACCGACAAGCACAACAAGAAATACGTCGTCGCCCTGGACCAGGGCACCACCAGCTCCCGCGCCATCGTCTTCGACCGCGATGCCAACGTGGTCAGCCAGGCCCAGCGCGAGTTCGCCCAGTTCTATCCGCAGGCCGGCTGGGTCGAGCACGACCCGATGGAAATCTGGGCCACGCAGAGTTCGACCCTGGTCGAGGCCCTCGCCCAGGCCAGCATCGAGCACGACCAGGTGGCCGCCATCGGTATCACCAACCAGCGCGAGACCACGGTGGTCTGGGACCGTCACAGCGGTCGGCCGATCCACAACGCCATCGTCTGGCAGTGCCGGCGCAGCGCGGCGATCTGCGCGCAGCTCAAGCGCGACGGGCTGGAAGACTACATCCGCGAAACCACCGGGCTGGTCACCGATCCGTACTTCTCCGGGACCAAGCTGAAGTGGATCCTCGACAACGTCGAAGGCGCCCGCGAACGCGCGCGCAACGGCGACCTGTTGTTCGGCACCATCGACACCTGGCTGATCTGGAAGCTCACCGAAGGCAAGGTCCACGTCACCGACTACACCAATGCCTCGCGGACCATGCTGTTCAACATCCACAGCCTCGACTGGGACGCACGGATGCTCGAGGTGCTCGACATTCCCCGCTCGATGCTGCCCGAGGTGCGCAACTCTTCGGAGGTCTACGGCAACGCCCGGATCGGCGGGGTCGGCGGCGGCGAGCTGCCGATCGCCGGGATCGCCGGCGACCAGCAGGCCGCCCTGTTCGGCCAGATGTGCGTGGAACCGGGCCAGGCGAAGAACACCTACGGCACCGGCTGCTTCCTGCTGATGCACACCGGCGACAAGGCGGTGAAATCCACCCATGGCCTGCTCACCACCATCGCCTGCGGCCCGCGCGGCGAGGTCGGCTACGCCCTGGAGGGCGCGGTGTTCAACGGCGGCTCCACGGTGCAGTGGTTGCGCGACGAACTGAAGGTGATCAACGACTCCTTCGATTCCGAATACTTCGCCACCAAGGTCAAGGACAGCAACGGCGTCTACCTGGTACCGGCCTTCACCGGACTCGGCGCGCCCTATTGGGACCCCTATGCGCGCGGCGCGGTGTTCGGCCTGACCCGTGGAGTCAAGGCCGACCACCTGATCCGCGCTACCCTGGAATCCATCGCCTACCAGACCCGCGACGTGCTCGACGCCATGCAGCGCGATGCCGGCGAACGCCTGCGCGCCCTGCGCGTCGACGGCGGGGCGGTGGCCAACAACTTCCTCATGCAGTTCCAGGCCGACATCCTCGGCACCCGCGTGGAACGTCCGGTGATGCGCGAGACCACCGCCCTCGGCGCCGCCTACCTGGCCGGCCTGGCTTGCGGCTTCTGGAGCAGCCTCGACGAGCTGAAGAGCAAGGCGGTGATCGAGCGGGTGTTCGAGCCGGAGTGCGACGAGCCCCGGCGCGAAAAGCTCTATGCCGGCTGGAAGAAAGCGGTGGAGCGCACTCGCGGCTGGGACGACGGCGAACTGTGA
- the glpD gene encoding glycerol-3-phosphate dehydrogenase, translated as MSQAHTPSAPLAEVYDVAVVGGGINGVGIAADAAGRGLSVFLCEQHDLAQHTSSASSKLIHGGLRYLEHYEFRLVREALAEREVLLAKAPHIVKPLRFVLPHRPHLRPAWMIRAGLFLYDHLGKREKLPASRGLRFTGSSPLKAEIRRGFEYSDCAVDDARLVVLNAISAREHGAHVHTRTRCVSARRSKGLWHLHLERSDGSLYSIRARALVNAAGPWVARFIQDDLKQKSPYGIRLIQGSHIIVPKLYEGEHAYILQNEDRRIVFAIPYLDRFTMIGTTDREYQGDPAKVAISEEETAYLLQVVNAHFKQQLAAADILHSFAGVRPLCDDESDEPSAITRDYTLSLSAGNGEPPLLSVFGGKLTTYRKLAESALTQLQPFFANLGPAWTAKAPLPGGEQMQSVEALTEQLANRYAWLDRELALRWARTYGTRVWRLLDGVNGEADLGEHLGGGLYAREVDYLCKHEWAQDAEDILWRRSKLGLFLSPSQQVRLGQYLQSEHPHRPRVHAA; from the coding sequence ATGAGTCAAGCGCACACCCCCTCCGCTCCACTCGCCGAAGTCTACGATGTCGCCGTGGTCGGCGGTGGCATCAACGGTGTAGGGATCGCCGCCGACGCAGCCGGGCGCGGCCTGTCCGTGTTCCTTTGCGAACAGCACGACCTGGCCCAGCACACCTCCTCGGCCAGCAGCAAGCTGATCCACGGCGGCCTGCGCTACCTCGAACACTACGAATTCCGCCTGGTCCGCGAAGCCCTGGCCGAGCGCGAGGTCCTGCTGGCCAAGGCGCCGCACATCGTCAAGCCGCTGCGCTTCGTCCTGCCGCACCGTCCGCACCTGCGCCCGGCCTGGATGATCCGTGCCGGCCTGTTCCTCTACGATCACCTCGGCAAGCGCGAGAAGCTGCCCGCCTCGCGCGGCCTGCGCTTCACCGGCAGCAGCCCGCTGAAGGCCGAGATCCGCCGTGGCTTCGAGTACTCCGACTGCGCGGTGGACGATGCGCGCCTGGTGGTGCTCAACGCGATCTCCGCTCGCGAGCACGGCGCCCACGTCCATACCCGCACCCGCTGCGTCAGCGCCCGTCGCAGCAAGGGACTCTGGCACCTGCACCTGGAGCGCAGCGACGGCAGCCTGTATTCGATCCGCGCCCGCGCCCTGGTGAACGCCGCCGGCCCCTGGGTAGCGCGCTTCATCCAGGACGACCTGAAACAGAAGTCGCCCTACGGTATCCGCCTGATCCAGGGCAGCCACATCATCGTGCCGAAGCTGTACGAAGGCGAGCACGCCTACATCCTGCAGAACGAAGACCGCCGCATCGTCTTCGCCATCCCCTATCTGGACCGTTTCACCATGATCGGCACCACCGATCGCGAGTACCAGGGCGACCCGGCCAAGGTGGCGATCAGCGAAGAGGAAACCGCCTACCTGCTGCAAGTGGTGAACGCCCATTTCAAGCAGCAACTCGCGGCCGCCGACATCCTGCACAGCTTCGCCGGCGTGCGTCCGCTGTGCGACGACGAGTCCGACGAGCCTTCGGCGATCACCCGCGACTACACCCTGTCGCTCTCCGCCGGCAACGGCGAGCCGCCGCTGCTCTCGGTGTTCGGCGGCAAGCTGACCACCTACCGCAAGCTGGCCGAATCGGCGCTGACGCAGCTCCAGCCGTTCTTCGCCAATCTCGGCCCGGCCTGGACCGCCAAGGCACCGCTGCCGGGCGGCGAGCAGATGCAGAGCGTCGAGGCGCTCACCGAGCAACTGGCCAACCGCTACGCCTGGCTCGACCGCGAACTGGCGCTGCGCTGGGCGCGCACCTACGGCACCCGGGTGTGGCGCCTGCTGGACGGGGTCAATGGCGAAGCCGATCTCGGCGAGCACCTGGGCGGCGGCCTGTATGCCCGCGAAGTGGACTACCTGTGCAAGCACGAGTGGGCCCAGGACGCCGAGGACATCCTCTGGCGCCGCAGCAAGCTCGGCCTGTTCCTCTCGCCGAGCCAGCAGGTGCGCCTCGGCCAGTACCTGCAGAGCGAGCATCCGCATCGCCCGCGGGTGCATGCGGCCTGA